From a region of the Bacteroidota bacterium genome:
- a CDS encoding mobilization protein: MQKQEQIKKQIASELAKQKTLEKKNDTRRKILVGAYFLEKTNPDDIKRYMGAFLTRPADRALFGLDEKQTIITKPAETHESIE; the protein is encoded by the coding sequence ATGCAAAAGCAAGAACAAATTAAAAAACAAATCGCCAGTGAACTGGCTAAACAAAAGACACTTGAAAAGAAAAATGATACGAGACGAAAGATTCTTGTGGGGGCTTACTTTCTTGAAAAAACAAATCCAGATGATATAAAGCGGTATATGGGAGCATTTTTAACAAGACCAGCAGACAGGGCTTTATTCGGATTAGACGAAAAACAAACCATCATTACAAAACCGGCTGAAACCCATGAATCAATCGAATGA